The genomic stretch ccttgtcaaaaacatgttgtttgcagaaaaaaatacgacaggcataatatcgccaaatataaaatatatttcaaaaattgatttccaggtgagctgaaaataaaaatacatacagtcgctgagcaaaccaatgattctgtctgcagactctgtatattttgtagcaAAAAATCTTCTAATTATAGTGTCCacttcatacaaccctagggctgtataccttgtagtattttgtttATCTTTAATCATAATGGGTGCATCTGTGCAATTCCATAAAAAAACGGGCacccaatttaatcgaccatttttgatttggcttaaactttgcagagacgtttctatgggcaaaagatgccatgttTTCTGAAACACGACTTAGcttaaacggtttgtttgatcggtgtgacgctttcagcaaagttgtagactccgagcactcgcaggtcctcctcgagcattgtccacttttcatgcccgtagagagcAACTGGTCTTCTGAACGTTTTGTACAGGGTTCACTTCGTACGGAAGCCGCAgttgcttgtggagcccatagtaagCACGACTTCCTCGGATAATACGCCTATGGATCTCACCGCTGGTAGCATTGCcctcagttaccagtgagccaagatagacaaactcgtcgactacctcgaactcgTCGCCGTtgatcgtaatgctactgcctatGCGTCCCATGCTACGGAGGATTTATGGACGCATTTATaagtctaatcagcttccccggaaaACCGTTTTAGTCCATGACCTTTCATAGCTCTTGTGCGCAGGCATTCTGTATTaacggcatttctggaggatctAATTCCCAGATAGGATAGATAACCCCATCCCTTCACCCCTCCAGTAGCTCCGCTATGAGGCCATCCTCCCCAGTCGATTCCCAGTTTCCTGAGAACGGTTcagctgttccagctctgcaTACTCCTCCTCCTCTAGACAGCGCTTTTTCTTCCGGAAGATTTGGATTAactgcatcttcttctgtctgtGTCTTTCTACACTCTGACGAGTTGCACTGCGTATCTTAGCCGCCCGCGCAGCGTTCTTCTCCTCATCCATAATCCTCCTACATTCATCGTCGAACCACTTATATCGTTgggttcgtcccacatgcccgatgacgttctccgctaTGCTGTTGATGGCTATTCTGATGATGTTCCAACTGTCCTCGAAAGGAGCTTCCTCCAGCTGGTCCTTTTCCGGCAGTGCAACTCCGAGCGAATGCGCGTAGTTTCCGGCGACGCACAGAGGAGTATTTGactcaaaaagctggccaaaagtccgacatacaaaatgcatgatttgcattattttgtattgatttcagttgaaacATACCCTCATGCTAACCCAGAACCCATCGGTGTCTAATCACATACACCAAATGGTTATAGAGTTCTCCAAccgaaaacacacaaacactacagcacggcccgctttacactgtatattgaaatttgtgagagtgtgaatcaaactcggtagttttttatgctctctttcagatgataggtctcacaggtgacaaaaaattcttacagctaacaaaaaataaatcgaaaacatcgcactaatacaaacgcacctggagaactctatattCCAGAGTTATTCCACAGGTGATTGATCAGTTTAAAAAATACTTGCTATTGTCAAatcaaatagttttttttctttcacggGACATATTTGAAACGTTAAATGCATGAAGTAAACCCAGATTGTTTACGAAAAAAAGTGATAGTGAGAGCCGACCGCGAAGAATCCataatattgtaaaattaattttatgatttaGTAACCTTCCGGGCAAGTCCCGTCAAAACTTTATTTATTAACAGAAAGGTCAAAGCCTACTTAATATATACGGAAAGAAAAATCTTTCTCCTAgttcctcttttttattttattgacacTTTGATAAAAGAAGATTtatatgaaaattgttgaaacttTGTCATagatcatgtgtaaaaagacactaAAAATGCAGTAAGCGAATTTAAAGTAATTGTCATATCATTGGAGTTAATATTGGAGGTGTGCCATGCCGTGACGTACTTCTCCTGCCATTAATGTGTGGCAAAACGTGAAAatgaattttgatcaaaatttgcGTGACGTACTTAATAGATGTCACCTTGTTTTGTACTTACTTTAGTTTTATTTGTTGATTATaccaaaaaaacacgttttcgaTGTAAATAGATCCAATTACAACCAAAATAGAGCAAAttggacttttggccagctttttggttcaaatactcctatgtgcgacgTTGGGCCGCTTTAGTCGCGCTAGATCTAACCCGGACGGGCGTCGTtaccgaatgttgttaacaaccGGGTGTTTTTGATGCATATTTACCATCACCAGGTAATGTTCCGAGCGCTTCTataggatctgacgtcgatgatgtctgagaagtggCAACAaccaatcagaacgtggtcgatttatGTTTCTGTCTGACTTGGTGACCTTCAGGTGTACTTGTTTAGGAAgttgtgctggaagcaggtactacgcacggccatgttcttggagacAAAGGCAAAGTCGATAAGCCTTAGGCTCAtttcgttggtcagctggtgTGCGCTGAACCTTCCAATCACCGCGATTTGTATTCCTCCTTCTGAGCTGAGCGTTGTAATCCCCGaggacgatcttgatatcatgaTTTGGGTAGTTATCGTACTCACACTCCAACTGCGAGTAGATTTCATCCTTGacttccgaggtgagggctgtgcacgtttaaAATACTTGAAGAACCAGCCCTTATTGCTCGACCTGCACATTTGATGGCCACAGGCCATTCACCCGTTTCCGCATCTCGCCCAACACTGTCCTCAGTTcatgtgtgttgccgcagctctggttgATGGCATGATCATCCCTGAACGTACGTACCATCGGACCCTTCCAGCACACCTCCTGCAGTGCTACAACGTCAACCTTTGTTGAAATTGAGAGATGCCGATTTCGAACCAAGTCCTGAGTTCCCAATCGTTAGTCCGGTTTTCGTCGCGTGGGTCTGTGACGATTTTTCCAGTCCAAATTTCTTAGTTCCTCGTTCGATACTTGTGAGTGTTTACGGTGGCGACTTGTAAGGCCTGCGCACCACCTACGAGTACACGATGGACAACagtgtttagagtcccacgttggCACGAAGACGAATCGAATCGGTCACACAGTACAGACGCCGTTTTGAGCCGCTCCTAATGGAGGACAGACGCTCAGAAACTCTAAGAGCCCCCcctcagcatacgaccaagttcttaccggggttggttacccgatcttcccttggttgctcgtatcacagCTGGCACCGCGAGGAGGTCGGGATAGGAGTGGCTGGATAAGAAGGTAAGGGGCATGTGTGGGATCTATTTTATTCTTATAGGTGCACTTGACACCGATAATCCGCATAATCCATCCGTTCACTAGCcggtgatatttttttataccttattttctagaaaaatattctttttttctaattgaaaatgataaattttatgcattgttttataaaatgtatATTTCTTTTAGCATTATAGTTTATTCAACCTGAATGTTTTTGAAGTACATTCATTATTACTCGATCCGTACACCCTTTTTCTTGAACCTCCAGAACAAAATAATGTTTCAGGAAAGCTGTAAACTTTTCTTCACCAATCCTTTCAAAAaactacactaaggtcgttttttacgcgggggatgcgttccgaatttgtatgggcccgcgtgaaaaacgacttttttgagttgcaaatataacaaagaaaatcgtcctaaaacgttaaaacctcgtttgatcatgatagtggccaatctagagaccaaaattcaatattttaaattttaaatatttacaccaaaaattgtttttttttttttttttgaaaactgatatatgatcactcgtggcctaaaacgtaAAACGtaattgaaatgaggtcgatatcttgtaccgtttttgagtaatggaggaaagcaacccgcgtaaaaaaacgcgtaaaaagcgaccttactgtattcgTCTGCATCAACTTGATGAAGAATGGCAACTCCTCATACGATCAATGATGGTTCTTGGTGGTGGAGCTTGGTAAAACAATTATTTAATAACAGTTAACCGTTCATAGTAACTCTTCCATGCCATACAAACTCTACAGCAACATTCTTGCAACAGCTCTTCGAACTGCACGCCTCTGATTTTGGTCTCGATGGTTTTCAATCTGCTTATTGGGAAGTAGCTCAGATCATTCTCGATTGATATATCGGGGTTCGTCATCCCGAATCGAATATCAGCCTCTGGTTCATCTGTAGAATAAAACATCGAATTTGATTCAGATTGGCCGCTGCTCAAGCCATTTTCAACAGTCTCATTGTCTTCTCGTATATGCGGGTCTGTTTGGCTGATTAGGTTGTCTTGGATGTCTGAAAAAGTACACAATTGGTGGTTATGGGGCACAAAGCAGTATGTGAAAGCAGAGGAAAACTTACCGTCGTTATTGGCAGCTTGACGATCGCGTCGCCACGGATCCAGGAAGGTCCATGCCAATGGATCATCCAGATAATTATTAAGACTTTTCCGTTGCTCTCTGAGGATAGCAGCTAGCTTCCGCTTTGTGAACTGAGGCATTTTATCGTTTATCACTTTTCACCTGTATAATACAATACTCACGAGAAAGTAATCTGCTTAaactttgtttactttttttttaaaactgttattttaccagttttgtttatttaccaTGGCAACATTACGCCGTTTTAAATTTAGTCTGCTCCTCCACATATACACtatggtcgctttttacgcgtttttttcacgcgggtttttcacgcggattctggaatttaagcggattccggaatttacgcggtttttgttTTGCGCGGATTtaggtttctcttcactcggattgcagaatttacactggtttttacgcggattccggaatttacgggtttttttacgcgaattccggagtttacgcggtttttttttttgcagattccggaatttacgcgtttttttacgcggatttcggaatttacgctgtatttttttgcgcggatttcggtttctcttcactcggattgcagaatttacacgagtttttttacgcggattccggaatttacgcggattccgaaatttacgcggtttttttgacgcggattccggaatttacccgttttttacgcggattccggaatttacgcggttttttccgcgttttttttttatgcggcacgtatcccccgtgtaaaaagcgactttagtataTGTGATTAACAGTGGAATGAAAAACACCCCTTCGTCTTTCGAATTTTACAGTACATGGTTTTGATTACATAATTCGGTCAATGAAACTTTCATTAAAACCACGCGGAACGCGTTGCAAAGCTGAATTTGGTAGAATAACGGTTTCTTGAACTATAGTTCAACCGAAACCCGCTGCTTCCCTAGAAAAATAGTCTGCATCAATTTTAATCCGCGCTTCTAGGGACATTGCTATCTTCTTTTTCAAATAGTGCGAAAATATTagcgattttcaaaaaactgaactctggtatttgttatgtatcGATGGGTTAACACCGTAAAGATTCCaagttattaatttttgaacaaaaacttGCCATCCATTCATAAATTTAATCCCAGAAGAATAAGATTATTTTTGCAGGGTTACTCCAGGATCCAACATAAAAAAGGAAGTCAACATAACGGTTACCTACCACTTTTTTGAATGATTGTCGCTTAGATTCTAGCTCGTATGTTCGGATATTAACGATGCGATTACTATTATATATTCAAATATAGATCACCTTTAATCTTTGCAGTATGAATTCCGTTCAACaatctttcatttcaaatgaccaGCATGATAGGCAATATGCTCCCCGATGAAGGACGCAACATAGAAGTAGCCATGATCGTAGCCATCTCGCATATGCAACACGCAAGGGAATTGGGCCGCCTTGCATGCATCAACCAAGTTATGCGGCAACAATTGACCATTTTTGAGGAAAGTATCCTCTGAACCCTGATCAATATACAATTCCAGTGGCGGTCCATTATAGCCAGCAGCCAGCTCAGTAGCGTCCCAATTCTTCCACTCTTCTTTCTCGCCGTCACCAAAATAACCAGTAAAGGCTTTTACTCCCCAGGGACACTTGCTAGGATTCGAAATCGGGGCGAACGCAGAAACAGACTTGTACAGTCCTGGATTTTTCAATGCACAGATCAGTGCACCATGGCCACCCATGCTGTGTCCAGCGATGCCCTGCTTGTCCGGAACGGTCGGAAAGTTATTATTAATCACATCAATCAATTCCTGCGTCACATAACTGAACATTTTGTAGTGCTTGCTCCACGGATCCTTGCTAGCATCAACATAGAACCCGGCACCGCTTCCAAAATCCCACGAATCATCCTCACCCGGTAGATTGACACCGCGCGGAGAAGTATCCGGACAAACTAAAATTACCCCTTTATCCGCTGCGTAACGCTGGGCGCCGGACTTCTGGATGAAGTTCGTTTCGTTGCACTCCAAGCCGCTCAGCCAATACAACACCGGAAATTTGCCACCATCTTCAACAGCCGGCGGCAGATATATGGCAAACTTCATCTCGCAATCCAACTCCTTGGATTTGTGCGAGTAGATCTTCTGCAGACCACCGAAGCATTTGTTAGAGGAGATGAGTGTTATTACCGTCATCGCTGcgcaatcgaaaaaaaaataggtgTAATTAAATAGAAATAACGCAGTAATAGATTTTACCTTTGGTTTGCGTTAGCGAGCGGATggaatgaacaaaaaatgcaatattttgtttcaatagaacacaatatttaaaagaaacaaTAAGCACAGTAATAAAACAACCAACTTTCAATTTTCGCTTGATTCTACATAAAgatccaagtatgatgacagttctacaaggtatgctacatttttgtctatccatgcacacaaacaaatctcgttatgaaaaatttgcgttttgtatggaattcagaacatttttggaaatttctcgttttatgttgttctatatctgatttttttggttggagcgtgaatctccagttgaaacacactagaaattgatattaatttagatttagtgcgaaaaattgcgacaatatgtcgaaataaaatatataaaaatgctatatttctaatagttggagcaaaatcttagtcattgtcatagctcatgacttttgttattgtatgaaacataagcgattctatttagaagcgctattagagtacaaaaaaaacgaaaagtgcgaaaaggttaccggcgaattgatgaaaaacagcatattttacctaaaccgcagcatgttgatgtattccccacaaataaaacatgtttcaacatcatttctctaacttttcaggaaagtatgtttcataagtttagtttaaaatgcaaaatcatttcaaatttcatacaaaattggaaaaagttcataacgatcactaatactaatgcatcgacgtgaatagcataccttgtagaactgtcatcatacttggcatCAAGATTCTTTCGAAGCCGGTCTGAAATATGGAGCcggaaaataaaatataatgacTCCAATCCACCTAACAGCTCTAAGAATCTTATCATGTAACACAGAATGAGATTTCCACAGGAACATGAACTGACAAAACGAACTGGttagtttaaaaattttatcacataaaaaagcttatttaaTGTGCGCATGAACAAATTAAAATGCTGTAGTTACGTGTTGCATATTCTGCCATTATGGAAATCTAAAATAATACAAAATGAAACTATATCCTTTCTATGACGAGAATAGCAAACTGTTTTGTCATTCCACCCAATGAAACTAAAAACAGCTGCTGATTTCACTACTGATCTTTTGATCGTCCTTGTTGGTCGACATTGATTCCAGAGCAAAACGAAGATATTCAgcttgtaataaaaaaaaatataaatagtgAAATTCTTTAAAATTTCAACACCACCTTCGGAAATGTATGttacattaacacatgcaagtgctttcagtattttttttacaaaaggaATGAATGGGAGAAGCTTTCCAAACTTTcctattttattttcaacattttgataACTTAGACTCTCGACATTCATTAGATTTGTGATTAGTCGACAATTGATAccgcattttttttaaacgtaAGCTTAGATGAATTTCTAGAACTCCTGTTTAAGtagattcttatatatattttctcaCCGCTGTCgaaaaaaagatcaaagtggtaaCTGAATCTGAACTAAAGCACATATGAAGAAAAACTACAACTctagttttgaagaaaaatcaattttgttactCCTAACATTTTTTGTAACCTGTTCAGTtctaaaatttgtacctattaaCTATAgagttttgaaatgtttataccCCTTTTTTATAGTACTACAGATTTTCTGAGAAGGATTTGTACCCCACAAGTGATATCAGCTAATCGTAATATTTTTTGAATAGTCCCGCAACcaaatattaaaatatgaacAGTCTTAATCCAGAACACTATATTAGCATTGTCTCGAAGCCATATCAACAAATATAATAAACCAAGTtttacaaatatttattttttcggtGGTCCTCGTAGCTCGTGCCAGTAGCCGATAAAATGTTCCCTCAGCGGCCACACGCGCTGGCTACCGTAAAacgcccagaaaaggccaaaaagtgCCCCTCCCAAGTGAGCAGCGTGATCGAAAACTTTCCACCCCAGAAGAACCCCAGTCAGGTCGATTCCCATTATTACTTTGATAGCCTGAAAATGCAGCGCACTTGAAAATGCATTCATTGCATCATTTAACTCCAACACAAACTTACCGTTCCTGCTGAAAACGTGTACATGGGTAAAAACACGATGCTAAGCTGCGTGTCCGGATACTGATAGCAAACGTAAGCTAGTATAGCCATTATAGCTCCGGAGGCCCCTAGCGATAGCCCCGGCTGCCGCGTAATCGTTTTGAACAAGTGACTGGCAAAGGAGGCAATCACACCAGCACTCAGGTACAGACCGAGAAATTGTTCCCTCCCGAGAGTGGCAACCGCAGCATTACTGAAACTGTGTAACACGTACATGTTAGCTGCGATGTGAAATAGCGAATAGTGACTGAATGTGGACAAAAACATTGGCCAGCAGACGGCttctgcagaaaaaaaaaaagaaacattttaAACTGCACATTACAGAAATAAACGATAAACCTACTTGCTGCTGGATTCGAGGCGAAATATTTCACCATCGTTGGTTGTAATCGGGGCAACCGCCAGAGCCCATAAACTAATAAGTTCAGGGCGCAAATGGGAACGAATACCCGCTCTCCTGGTGTCAGGCGACTCCACCAGCCATTGACGTCCCGACGCCACTGTTCTGTCTCCTGTCGGCCAGCTTTTATTCGATCCTTAAACCAGTGCAAATTCAATTTGTTACGCAAAGCGTTCATAGCCCGTGATCTAATTGTTTCGTACTCCCATATTGTAACACCTATGAAACTGCCAGCGCTGAAGGCAATTGTGAACACGAACGATTTCCACAACTTCGAGGGATCAATATGGCCAGAACCTATCACGACACCCTGGACCTCCGTTGGAACTAGCGTTTGTCTAGGGGCAAACGACTCGGATCGAGGGCTGCGCCCTAGGCGATTAAACCTGAGAATATTTGCTTGTGGGCTGTGCCGGCAAGGGTTTAGCAAGTTAGCCTGATGTAAGTTATAAACAGCGGAACTGAAAAGCAAACCACGATTATTGATGTTATTGAATAAAATAGAATAAATATTACCGTCCCAAAGCCGGAACATTTCCGCATTTTACTAACAATCGAAGAGCCATCATTTTAAAGCGAactttatcgcttcaatttctTTAATTACAAGAAAAATTCAAGCCGCTTTCACCTGCCGAACATTTTGATTGCACAAGAATCGAATATGTTTACGTTCTTTCTGTTGTCCCGTCGACCCCGACGACTAAAGGGGATGCTGTTAACTGACAGTTGCCATTTTTTTGTTACAGTCCTAAATGTCATTTAACAGGGTTCATcgtgttcattttttttaaaccaatgCAATCGCTAGAGGTCGAATACCAATTAGTCGAATTCAAAATGCATTGATTAGTGATTATTCCATAACTTTTTTCACAGCTATCAGCTATTTCCAAGTTTTGTGCCttcgaaaatttgaagtgatggcTCGAAATCAGCCATTTCTGGCTTCTCGATAGTTTTACCACAGACTAaaagacataacacttcgaacaaaatttcaatgaaatcatcgttcggatgattccagtactttacgttagtaacactagcaccatctgctgccgtgttcgcgcagCTTTATGTATTTCGATAGcagcgctagcgttactgcatgtgtcaaatggggaaccacaaaatatgtataagattgatgatgatgaatgaatgatcgttttttggggcgatggagctaggttccagtgttacgtctgtaaGTCTgtggtttcaccttaaaaagaACTGTACATGGGGTATTGGAGTCGATTCCTCGATTAGCTGAaaccagggataccagatgtgcagatttgtctgcaaaacgcagatttttagagttcgtgtgcagatttttattgatttgcagatattcacAGACTTTCCAtaatttctgcagatttttgtcagagtctccttatatttgcgcagtttttctcaaaatgtatgcagatttttacagacttttaccagcgcgagcgaaattttttcgaatcacgaatagattttttttcagatttcaagcagatttttccggtttttttagcagttgcagacatttttcaaaaacatctggcatctctggctgAAACTGATTTTTGATATGAAACTTGTATTACTTATATGCTTGGCAGACACATCAGAGCGTATTGAAAAAAGCAAATTAAAGTCATCAGTAGGAACACAGTGTTTGTTGTGTGTATATTTTCATACTCTTACCCTTACGCTAGTTCCCCGTTGTTTTAAGCGAATTGTGCTCAGGCCAAGAAAACAACACGTA from Wyeomyia smithii strain HCP4-BCI-WySm-NY-G18 chromosome 3, ASM2978416v1, whole genome shotgun sequence encodes the following:
- the LOC129732002 gene encoding uncharacterized protein LOC129732002 translates to MPQFTKRKLAAILREQRKSLNNYLDDPLAWTFLDPWRRDRQAANNDDIQDNLISQTDPHIREDNETVENGLSSGQSESNSMFYSTDEPEADIRFGMTNPDISIENDLSYFPISRLKTIETKIRGVQFEELLQECCCRVCMAWKSYYERLTVIK
- the LOC129732001 gene encoding S-formylglutathione hydrolase encodes the protein MTVITLISSNKCFGGLQKIYSHKSKELDCEMKFAIYLPPAVEDGGKFPVLYWLSGLECNETNFIQKSGAQRYAADKGVILVCPDTSPRGVNLPGEDDSWDFGSGAGFYVDASKDPWSKHYKMFSYVTQELIDVINNNFPTVPDKQGIAGHSMGGHGALICALKNPGLYKSVSAFAPISNPSKCPWGVKAFTGYFGDGEKEEWKNWDATELAAGYNGPPLELYIDQGSEDTFLKNGQLLPHNLVDACKAAQFPCVLHMRDGYDHGYFYVASFIGEHIAYHAGHLK
- the LOC129728107 gene encoding presenilins-associated rhomboid-like protein, mitochondrial codes for the protein MMALRLLVKCGNVPALGRSAVYNLHQANLLNPCRHSPQANILRFNRLGRSPRSESFAPRQTLVPTEVQGVVIGSGHIDPSKLWKSFVFTIAFSAGSFIGVTIWEYETIRSRAMNALRNKLNLHWFKDRIKAGRQETEQWRRDVNGWWSRLTPGERVFVPICALNLLVYGLWRLPRLQPTMVKYFASNPAAKAVCWPMFLSTFSHYSLFHIAANMYVLHSFSNAAVATLGREQFLGLYLSAGVIASFASHLFKTITRQPGLSLGASGAIMAILAYVCYQYPDTQLSIVFLPMYTFSAGTAIKVIMGIDLTGVLLGWKVFDHAAHLGGALFGLFWAFYGSQRVWPLREHFIGYWHELRGPPKK